Proteins from one Pongo abelii isolate AG06213 chromosome 19, NHGRI_mPonAbe1-v2.0_pri, whole genome shotgun sequence genomic window:
- the LOC100455961 gene encoding keratin-associated protein 1-1, with protein sequence MACCQTSFCGFPSCSTSGTCGSSCCQPSCCETSSCQPRCCETSCCETSCCQPSCCQTSFCGFPSFSTSGTCDSSCCQPSRCETSCCQPSCYQTSSCGTGCGIGGGIGYGQEGSSGAVSARIRWCRPDCRVEGTCLPPCCVVSCTPPTCCQLHHAEASCCRPSYCGQSCCRPVCCCYCSEPTC encoded by the coding sequence ATGGCCTGCTGTCAGACCAGCTTCTGTGGATTTCCCAGCTGCTCCACCAGTGGGACCTGCGGCTCCAGCTGCTGCCAGCCTAGCTGCTGTGAGACCAGCTCCTGCCAGCCACGCTGCTGTGAGACCAGCTGCTGCGAGACCAGCTGCTGCCAGCCAAGCTGCTGCCAGACCAGCTTCTGTGGATTTCCTAGCTTCTCAACCAGTGGGACTTGTGACTCTAGCTGCTGCCAGCCAAGCCGCTGTGAAACTAGCTGCTGCCAGCCAAGCTGCTACCAGACCAGCTCCTGCGGAACTGGCTGTGGCATTGGTGGTGGCATCGGCTATGGCCAGGAGGGCAGCAGTGGAGCTGTGAGCGCCCGTATCAGGTGGTGCCGCCCAGACTGCCGTGTGGAGGGTACCTGCCTGCCCCCCTGCTGCGTGGTTAGCTGCACACCCCCAACCTGCTGCCAGCTGCACCACGCCGAGGCCTCCTGCTGCCGCCCGTCCTACTGTGGACAGTCCTGCTGCCGCCCAgtctgctgctgctactgctctGAGCCCACTTGTTGA